The Borrelia sp. A-FGy1 DNA window GAGTTAGCAGAAGCATAGCTGCTATTAACTTTGCTGATTGCTTGATCAAGGTTAGGCAATAAGGCTGGGTCAGCTTTATTAGTTCCAGATCTAGCAGTATTTAAATAAGAACGAGCATCATCAAGTGTACTTTTTATTTTATTAAGTTCTGATCTTGTTGTTTCTAAAGCTGCAGTTATTTTTTCAACTTCTTCTAAAGAGGTAGAAATTTCTTGTATAATGTTTTTAGCTTTCTTAGATTCATTAGAGTCATTAGGGGCAATATTAACTTGTTGAGGTTGTCTATTAGTATATTTTTCACTATCATAACTAGTAACGGAAGGATTTGTTTTTACAATATTATCTTTTTGTATACTTGAATTATTGCCTTTTTCACTATCTTTTACTTCTTTTTTGTTACTTCTATTTTCATTATTTTGTTCTTGATTACCTACTTCTGCATAACTAATACTTCTAGCTTTACGACTACTTCTTTTGTTGCCTTCTAGAAGAGATTTATTATTAGCTAATGCCTGCTGAGATTTGTCTATAGCCTCATATAGCTTACAAGAGATAAAGCTAGAAAATAAACTGGATATCAATAACACTTTAATCATTAAATTCATTGTGCTAACTTTATGCAAAAATAGAGTAGTATTAGAACACAATATTATTGTATCACATTTATAGTAGTAATCAAGAATATGATTTATATGTTAAGCTATAGCATAGGACTTTTGTCTTTTTTAAAACAACACTGTCTAAGATTCTACACTTTTCAAAGCAGCTTCATATGCTTTATTTAGCTTTTCAAGGTCTTCATTTGCTTGAGGTATCTTGTCATTAAGTTCTTCTTGTTTATTCTTGGTAGTCTCTAGGAAACTTTTAGCACTGCTCATTGCATCTTTAGCATCAGCCATAAATTGGTTGTAGAGAGAATAGTAGTAGCTCTCATGCCTTGAAGCATTGCTATTACTT harbors:
- a CDS encoding immunogenic protein P37, with the protein product MNLMIKVLLISSLFSSFISCKLYEAIDKSQQALANNKSLLEGNKRSSRKARSISYAEVGNQEQNNENRSNKKEVKDSEKGNNSSIQKDNIVKTNPSVTSYDSEKYTNRQPQQVNIAPNDSNESKKAKNIIQEISTSLEEVEKITAALETTRSELNKIKSTLDDARSYLNTARSGTNKADPALLPNLDQAISKVNSSYASANSNYSDAIGALKNAKNDFEYANRKAEDALQEAMINSNAVGYQHARYYNYMSDAKDAMGRAKVSLETTKHKQKCLNSNMPKANADFEELNEAHEAALRSTES